The following coding sequences lie in one Cyanobacterium sp. Dongsha4 genomic window:
- a CDS encoding ferredoxin:protochlorophyllide reductase (ATP-dependent) subunit N: MTFTPEKTTTPELNFECETGNYHTFCPISCVAWLYQKIEDSFFLVIGTKTCGYFLQNAMGVMIFAEPRYAMAELEEGDISAQLNDYNELKRLCEQIKRDRNPSVIVWIGTCTTEIIKMDLEGIAPQLEQEIGIPIVVARANGLDYAFTQGEDTVLAAMANRCPKEAEVKQTEDKQERNAIQKLLNFGKKQEDTVHNEYHEHPPLVLFGSLPDPVVTNLTLELKKQGVKIDGWLPAKRYTELPVIDEGYYVAGVNPFLSRTATTLMRRRKCKLIGAPFPIGPDGTRAWIEKICSVLGVEPQGLEEREAKIWENLQDYVDLIKGKSVFFMGDNLLEISLARFLIRCGMTVPEIGIPYMDKRYQKAELDFLAQTCQEMGVSLPTIVEKPDNYNQLQRIKEIQPDLVITGMAHANPLEARGISTKWSVEFTFAQIHGFTNARDILELVTRPLRRNNNLKDLGWSKLVKEEATL, encoded by the coding sequence ATGACTTTTACACCGGAAAAAACTACTACTCCTGAATTAAATTTTGAATGTGAAACTGGTAATTATCACACTTTTTGCCCTATCAGTTGTGTGGCTTGGTTATACCAAAAAATTGAAGATAGTTTCTTTTTAGTTATTGGTACAAAAACCTGTGGTTATTTCCTTCAAAATGCGATGGGAGTGATGATTTTTGCTGAACCTCGTTACGCTATGGCAGAACTTGAAGAAGGGGATATTTCCGCTCAACTTAATGATTATAATGAACTAAAACGCCTCTGTGAACAAATAAAGCGCGATCGCAATCCTAGTGTAATTGTTTGGATTGGTACTTGTACCACAGAAATTATCAAGATGGATTTAGAAGGTATCGCCCCTCAGTTAGAACAAGAAATTGGTATTCCCATTGTGGTAGCTCGTGCTAATGGTTTGGATTATGCCTTTACTCAAGGAGAAGATACGGTATTAGCGGCCATGGCGAATCGTTGTCCGAAGGAAGCAGAAGTTAAACAGACGGAAGATAAGCAAGAAAGAAATGCTATCCAGAAATTGCTTAATTTTGGCAAAAAACAGGAAGATACAGTTCATAATGAATATCATGAGCATCCCCCATTAGTCTTATTTGGTTCATTACCTGATCCCGTTGTTACTAATTTAACCTTAGAGTTGAAAAAACAGGGAGTAAAAATCGATGGTTGGCTACCGGCAAAACGTTATACCGAGTTACCCGTGATTGATGAGGGTTATTATGTGGCAGGGGTAAATCCTTTCTTAAGTCGCACTGCTACCACTTTAATGCGTCGCCGTAAGTGTAAATTAATTGGCGCACCCTTCCCCATTGGCCCTGATGGCACTCGGGCATGGATTGAGAAAATTTGCTCTGTGTTAGGAGTTGAGCCTCAAGGTTTAGAAGAAAGAGAGGCAAAAATCTGGGAAAATCTGCAAGATTATGTTGATTTAATTAAAGGTAAGTCAGTTTTCTTCATGGGTGACAATTTACTCGAAATTTCTCTTGCTCGTTTCTTAATTCGTTGCGGTATGACTGTACCTGAAATTGGTATCCCTTACATGGATAAGCGTTATCAAAAAGCTGAATTAGATTTTCTTGCCCAAACTTGTCAGGAAATGGGGGTATCTTTACCGACTATTGTGGAAAAACCCGATAACTATAATCAATTGCAGAGAATCAAAGAGATTCAACCTGATTTAGTGATAACAGGCATGGCTCATGCTAATCCTTTAGAAGCAAGGGGAATCAGCACAAAATGGTCTGTAGAGTTCACTTTTGCCCAAATTCATGGTTTTACTAATGCTCGTGATATTTTAGAGTTAGTAACTCGTCCTTTAAGACGTAATAATAATTTAAAGGATTTAGGTTGGAGTAAATTAGTTAAGGAAGAAGCAACTTTGTAA
- the bchL gene encoding ferredoxin:protochlorophyllide reductase (ATP-dependent) iron-sulfur ATP-binding protein, with protein sequence MTLTLAVYGKGGIGKSTTSCNISTALAKRGKKVLQIGCDPKHDSTFTLTGFLIPTIIDTLQEKDFHYEDIWPEDVIYKGYAGVDCVEAGGPPAGAGCGGYVVGETVKLLKELNAFDEYDVILFDVLGDVVCGGFAAPLNYADYCLIVTDNGFDALFAANRIAASVREKARTHPLRLAGLIGNRTSKRDLIDKYVSHVAMPVLEVLPLIEDIRVSRVKGKTLFEMAEKDQTLDYVCDYYLNIADQILALPEGVVPSEAHDRELFGLLSDYYLNPPQAKEDKEDELELMMV encoded by the coding sequence ATGACTTTAACCCTAGCAGTATATGGAAAAGGTGGCATCGGTAAATCTACCACCAGTTGCAATATTTCCACCGCCCTCGCTAAAAGAGGCAAAAAAGTATTACAAATAGGGTGCGATCCGAAACACGATAGCACTTTTACCCTCACAGGTTTTTTAATTCCCACTATTATCGACACCCTACAAGAAAAAGATTTTCACTATGAAGATATTTGGCCTGAAGATGTTATTTATAAAGGCTATGCAGGAGTTGATTGCGTTGAAGCTGGTGGCCCTCCTGCGGGGGCTGGTTGCGGTGGCTATGTAGTAGGGGAAACGGTTAAATTACTCAAGGAGTTAAACGCCTTTGATGAGTATGATGTTATTTTATTCGATGTTTTAGGAGATGTTGTCTGTGGAGGATTTGCCGCCCCTCTTAACTATGCTGATTACTGTTTAATTGTTACTGATAATGGATTTGATGCTTTATTTGCCGCCAATCGTATCGCCGCCTCTGTCAGAGAAAAAGCGCGCACCCATCCTCTTCGTTTAGCAGGGTTGATTGGTAATCGCACCTCGAAACGGGATTTAATTGATAAATATGTATCTCATGTGGCAATGCCTGTGTTAGAGGTTTTACCCCTAATTGAAGACATCCGAGTCTCCAGAGTCAAGGGAAAAACCTTATTTGAAATGGCAGAAAAAGACCAAACTTTAGATTATGTGTGCGATTATTATTTGAATATCGCTGATCAGATTTTAGCATTACCAGAGGGAGTAGTTCCCAGTGAAGCCCACGACAGAGAATTATTCGGCTTACTTTCTGATTATTATTTGAATCCTCCTCAAGCCAAAGAGGATAAAGAGGATGAATTAGAGTTAATGATGGTTTAA
- the panC gene encoding pantoate--beta-alanine ligase, whose protein sequence is MLIVTSISELQREISRVSPSQKIGFVPTMGALHSGHESLIQRAVTETDFVVVSIFVNPLQFGKNEDLDQYPRPLEQDKAICKQLGVKLLFTPSVNEIYPSEEESTIVNPPTAMTSVLCGKYRQGHFQGVATIVTKLFNLVRPNVAYFGQKDAQQVAIIKKMTKDLNIPVQVQSCPIIREESGLALSSRNQYLSSEEKEKATLLYRSLSKAQRAFQEGEKDCQKLLQIIKEEFRSPQTPLNKGGLNLDNSLNKQGLNLNDSLNKKGLNDVNIQLQYVEIVEPETLQPLTEISDSALIAIAVYVGNTRLIDNVILTVTKPIIALDGPAGAGKSTVSRRLARELGYIYLDTGAMYRAITWLVMENNINVEDEESIASLVANVQLELLPSDNLQIPVTVKINGQDITKEIRTPRVTNQVSKVAAQSAVREKMVTLQQEYGAKGGIVAEGRDIGTNVFPHAQLKIFLTATPQARAKRRLIDLQNQGENDIDLDTLIKEIEERDYLDSTRAIAPLKKAEDAIELITDNLSIDQVIEKIKSYLISV, encoded by the coding sequence ATTCCGGGCATGAAAGTTTAATTCAACGGGCGGTAACGGAAACAGATTTTGTGGTGGTGAGTATCTTTGTCAATCCGCTACAATTTGGCAAAAATGAAGATTTAGACCAATATCCAAGACCATTAGAGCAAGATAAGGCAATATGTAAGCAATTAGGGGTTAAGCTCTTATTTACTCCTTCTGTGAACGAAATTTATCCTTCAGAAGAAGAAAGCACCATCGTCAATCCCCCCACTGCTATGACTTCGGTTTTGTGTGGGAAATATCGTCAAGGGCATTTTCAGGGAGTGGCTACTATCGTCACTAAATTATTCAACCTAGTCCGTCCAAATGTTGCCTATTTTGGGCAGAAAGACGCTCAACAAGTGGCTATTATCAAAAAAATGACAAAAGACCTCAATATTCCCGTACAGGTACAGTCTTGCCCTATTATTCGAGAAGAATCAGGATTAGCGTTGAGTTCTCGTAATCAGTATTTATCCTCTGAGGAAAAGGAAAAAGCTACTTTACTTTATCGCAGTTTGAGCAAAGCACAACGAGCTTTTCAAGAGGGAGAAAAGGATTGTCAGAAATTGTTACAGATTATTAAGGAGGAGTTTAGATCCCCCCAAACCCCCCTTAATAAGGGGGGCTTAAATCTTGACAATTCCCTTAATAAGCAAGGCTTAAATCTTAATGATTCTCTTAATAAAAAAGGCTTAAATGATGTAAATATACAATTGCAATATGTAGAAATAGTTGAGCCTGAAACTTTGCAACCCTTGACAGAAATAAGCGATTCTGCTTTAATTGCGATCGCTGTTTATGTTGGTAATACTCGTTTGATAGATAATGTGATTTTAACAGTGACTAAACCGATTATAGCCCTTGATGGACCGGCAGGGGCAGGAAAATCAACCGTTAGCCGTCGTTTAGCTCGTGAATTGGGTTATATTTATTTGGATACTGGAGCGATGTATCGGGCGATTACTTGGTTGGTGATGGAAAATAATATTAATGTTGAAGATGAAGAAAGTATTGCTTCTTTGGTGGCAAATGTGCAGTTAGAATTGTTACCTAGTGATAATTTACAAATTCCTGTGACGGTAAAAATTAATGGGCAGGATATAACAAAAGAGATTCGCACCCCAAGAGTTACTAATCAGGTGTCAAAAGTTGCGGCACAGTCTGCGGTAAGAGAAAAAATGGTAACATTGCAACAAGAATATGGAGCAAAAGGGGGTATTGTGGCAGAAGGGCGAGATATTGGCACGAATGTTTTTCCCCATGCCCAATTAAAGATATTTTTAACTGCTACTCCCCAAGCAAGAGCCAAGAGACGTTTAATTGATTTACAAAATCAGGGAGAAAATGATATTGACTTAGATACTTTAATCAAGGAAATAGAGGAGAGAGATTACTTAGATAGTACCAGAGCTATTGCACCCTTGAAAAAAGCTGAAGATGCGATCGAGCTTATTACTGATAATTTAAGCATAGATCAAGTCATTGAGAAAATCAAAAGCTATCTTATTTCCGTTTAG